From Hermetia illucens chromosome 6, iHerIll2.2.curated.20191125, whole genome shotgun sequence, one genomic window encodes:
- the LOC119660514 gene encoding histidine-rich glycoprotein-like: MRGELLFFALYIVTVFASAAAVPSLSDLQPQENATAPLEDRMQNVRETLFGSGKRKHKKKHRSSSKRHRHHGSKKHHKREENSQDKDERPLYSGLGADSDPSRKIGIVLVQQPVQNPGHGSKPWNPNESNNRPTPKPWESNESDNHPGHGHGSKPWDSDESEHRPGHGHGSKPSDSDESGHRPGHGHHPKPWDSDESEHRPGHGHHPKPWDSDESEHRPDHGHHPKPWDSNESEHRPGHGHNPKPWDSDESEHRPGHGHHPKPWDSDESEHRPGHGHHSKPWDSDESEHRPGHGHHPKPWDSNERPGHSHGNKPWKPDESGQRPESGYGKRPGYGSRSSYESGHYPGYGSRSSGEYHSGHSHSYGSRSSDESDYRPAYGHGHRPWSSGGYSDESDRYGSRSSDESYSGYGSRHSYESYHWDGYGSRSSDESNYSSRGSDESWSRYSRGSGSYDDSRGSRSSRSRYSDESRWRSNDNIPDAIESQLNQTEMPTEESNIQAENTTKSQTTDLK; the protein is encoded by the exons ATGAGGGGAGAACTGTTATTTTTTGCGCTAT ATATTGTGACGGTGTTCGCAAGTGCGGCAGCTGTTCCGTCACTTTCGGATTTGCAGCCACAAGAAAACGCAACAGCACCGTTGGAGGATCGAATGCAAAATGTTCGTGAAACTTTGTTTGGAAGTGGTAAAAGAAAACACAAGAAAAAACATCGTTCAAGTTCCAAacgacatcgacatcacggaTCAAAGAAACATCATAAGCGGGAAGAAAATTCCCAGGACAAGGATGAACGCCCACTTTATTCTGGCTTGGGAGCCGATTCAGACCCTTCAAGGAAAATTGGTATAGTTTTAGTACAGCAACCTGTTCAAAATCCTGGACATGGCTCAAAACCATGGAATCCGAATGAATCTAACAACCGGCCAACTCCCAAGCCATGGGAATCTAATGAATCTGACAATCATCCTGGGCATGGCCATGGCTCCAAACCATGGGATTCTGATGAATCAGAACATCGCCCTGGCCACGGCCATGGCTCAAAACCATCGGATTCCGATGAATCTGGACACCGTCCTGGCCACGGTCATCATCCCAAACCCTGGGATTCTGATGAGTCTGAACACCGCCCCGGCCATGGCCACCACCCCAAGCCATGGGATTCTGATGAATCTGAACACCGCCCCGACCATGGCCATCATCCCAAGCCATGGGATTCTAATGAATCTGAACACCGCCCCGGCCATGGCCATAATCCCAAGCCATGGGATTCTGATGAATCTGAACACCGCCCCGGCCATGGCCATCATCCCAAGCCATGGGATTCTGATGAATCTGAACACCGCCCCGGCCATGGTCATCATTCCAAACCATGGGATTCTGATGAGTCTGAACACCGCCCTGGCCATGGTCATCATCCTAAACCTTGGGATTCTAACGAGCGTCCTGGCCACAGCCACGGCAACAAGCCATGGAAACCTGATGAATCTGGACAGCGTCCTGAATCAGGCTATGGAAAGAGACCAGGCTACGGATCGCGAAGCTCTTATGAATCCGGTCATTATCCCGGTTATGGATCTCGAAGTTCTGGTGAATACCATTCTGGGCATAGCCATAGTTACGGATCTAGGAGTTCCGATGAATCTGACTATCGGCCTGCCTATGGTCACGGGCATAGGCCATGGAGCTCGGGTGGCTACTCTGATGAATCTGACCGGTATGGATCGCGAAGCTCTGATGAATCATATTCCGGTTACGGATCTAGACATTCCTATGAATCTTATCACTGGGATGGATATGGTTCGCGAAGTTCAGATGAATCAAATTACAGTTCAAGAGGGTCTGACGAATCTTGGAGTCGATATTCGCGAGGAAGTGGAAGCTATGATGACTCACGAGGATCCAGATCTAGTAGATCTCGATATTCTGATGAATCTCGATGGAGATCTAATGACAATATCCCTGACGCAATAGAGAGTCAACTTAATCAGACTGAAATGCCTACTGAGGAAAGTAATATCCAAGCGGAGAATACCACAAAGTCCCAAACTAccgatttgaaataa